In the genome of Xiphias gladius isolate SHS-SW01 ecotype Sanya breed wild chromosome 1, ASM1685928v1, whole genome shotgun sequence, the window AAGTACTAATTGAATTAAAGGTGAAAAACCCTTCATACATCATTAGTTTGAATTACAGGTTGTTTCAATTGTGAAGCTTATTAGGTTGAGAAAAATGTGTGCTCATGAGGATTGCAGAAAAGGAAATGCCACATGgatgcaacaaacaaaaaaaacaatagtctTACCTCAGACTAACATGATTCTAACATGATTTCATCCATTAGCTCAtgctgtacattaataaaccttttttttttttcaggtacaTGGCCATCATCCACCCTCTGAAGCCCCGCCTCTCCTCCACTTCAATAAAGGTTGTGATCGCTTTGATTTGGATTGTAGCGATTTCATTGGCTTTCCCCCAGTGCTACTACAGCGATACAAGATTTTATAACTCCAGAACCGTGTGCATGGTCAACTGGCCTGATGATTATGGAGGAAAACATCAGCTAAGGTGAAAGAGACAGTGCACATGTCACATACATGgacatatatacattttgttagtaaacacatatatactgCCTGTATGACAGGatacattttacaaaagcaTACTTACTGTAAAAGCATTTATACCATGACACCAATGACTTGCAGATCAGTATACAGCAAGTTATAATAATgagcaaatttttaaaaatctctgaGCATTAATTTATGTGAAGGGTGCAGTTATTATATTTGGACGGTTCATGTCCTCtagtttgtctttttagctccCAAGAACTGTTTGACacttcctgtaaaaaaaaaaacgtctggATCAAAATCCATTTACTAATAACTGACTAACATTTATAATTGTTGgtttaatgactttttaaacTTCTCTTAACTTCTTAATGAAGGAGAATAAtgatttcccccccccccactttaTGTGCAGTCATGTCTGCACTTCTAAAAGCTGGCAAGTCAGTACATGGAGTTGGTTTAAAACTAAAGTAAGCTAATTTAGCAGCGGGCATATATCACCCAGAAGGACCTTTCACATAAATGTGGGCTCAGAACCTCAGGTTTAGTTACCAGGGACAGTCTTTAAAAGCTTTCAAAGTAAGCGGTGTTATTAGAaaatcaaatgatcaaatgGTCGTAGGGAAGCCGCGCAGTTTTTGCAAGAATAAGAGACATGTGcattgacaaacacacacttgaaatCGAATAAATACTAAAAGATACAACAGGTGTGAACGTACACTGACAGGCACATGAACCTACTGACATGCTTCCGCTCTTTTTTACCCTGTGCAGTTACCAGTTTTCAGTCATATTGCTGATCTACTTGCTCCCTCTGCTGGTGATGCTGGTGACCTATAGTTTGATTGGCCAGTCGCTGTGGGCTGGACACATCCCCGGAGAGGCGTCAGACCATTACCACAGCCAGATAACAGCCAAGAGAAAGGTCACACACTTCTACTCTCTTGGTGTCATAAACTGTAACTCTAATGTGTCAACCACACTATTTTCAAAATGCTCAGATAAGCTGCTCTAAATTCATCTGAGCTGAACTGATgtgactgattttaaaatgagatgaaGCTTAAACACAATGCTGAcctaaaattgaaaatacagcAGTACATACATGGGCCTATATATCGTTTGTCTGTGATTTCCCACAGGTGGTCAAGATGATGGTTGTCGTGGTGATGACCTTTGCCCTCTGCTGGCTTCCCTACCACATCTACTTCATACTGGGATCGTTCAACGGAGACATTTATAAACAACATTACATTCAGCAGGTTAGCAGCTGCCTCTCTGCCTGTTATTAACTCTTTTTAGTCTGAGTTACCTGTTTATTGGGCATCATGTCTCCTTTCCTTGTCAGGTGTACCTGGCCATATTCTGGTTGGCGATGAGTTCGACCATGTACAATCCCATCATTTACTGTTGTCTAaaccaaaggtaaaaaaaacactttcacaccCAGAAACTCCTCAAGTTTCCGTGTCTCAAAAAAGGAAGCGGAAAGCCAACTCTCCCTTCTTTCTGCAGGTTTCGTGCCGGTTTCCGTCATGCGTTTGCTTGGTGTCCGTTCATCAAAGTGTCGGAGAAAGACAAGTTGGaactgcagcacacacacaccttcagagTCACCATGAAACGCAGCCACTCAGCTACTAAAATCTCATACGCACACACCTccatcaaaacaaacatcacCTTCGACCCAAACTCAGCTGTCCAAAATGAGCTAAACACAGAAAGTGACGCTTACATGCATCTTAAAGAATACACTTTGtcaaaaatatacagtgcacacaacacacatgtgATTAACTGGCCGGATGACACTAGCTCACCAGCTGCCAAACTCTTAGAGCACAACCactgacaactgaaaaaaaatcacaatgagGACATTGTTGATGTGAAGGCAACAGGGTTTTTCTATAGCTAAAACAGAGCTAACTAAAATAAAGACTAGCCAgtgaagacaaacaaaataagataGTTCCTGAGTTGATGAAGCTACGGTGACTTTCATGTTCATCAGACCTGACCTTTTTTGTTACAGAGGTATATGAATGAATGTGACTATCAAGCTGATGGATGTTTTACTGTTAATGCAAAAGTGGCCATAGGAACATCTGAAAATATAGTTATAACTGGGAGAAAATACATCTGCATACCGAACAAGAGCGATTTATTCTGGCATTGTTAGCATTTGCTGCCAGTGGGAAAGTCTGAGGAtaaatccatccatctttcGTTTCTTTTACTTGATCACATTCTCCTTCCCCCATGCTCCATCTTCTAAATCCTTTTTTCCTAcacttattctttttttcttcccctcttttggaaaaaaaactgcaaaccaTGACATTTTAGTGTAATTGTAAAGTTTTTATCTGTGGTTATTGGTTTTCTAATGCGTACAATGGATGAACAATCCCCTGACATCACCACCAAGCCTCAATGTTGTTGTTATCGtgggttttcttcttttgactGCCCTGAACACAGGACTTCATTCTTAAAGGGACATTTTCTTCTTAATTCCTTTTCTTCACCAATCATCATGCACAAAgtgataattaaattaattctgGTTCCTcactttattgaaaaaaaaaatgtcttttcaacCTTGCCAGTATTCAAAATTAGCACCAAAGTGCAGGTTAGCCCCTATAGTTAGTCTGAAATTGGCTATATTGATGACATGGTACAAAAAGTAGGAAGTGACACATAAACCATGACTGTGCAACTTTATGTGGAGCAGCAGGACAACATCAACGTTTTCTGAACACAAGAAGCTCCTGTTTCTAACATAAATACAACTTTAACACAATAATTTATCATTACACATTTTAGAAGGAAAATCATTCTTGAATTTACCTTATTTCACAGAATCTGCTGATTCTTCCCAACATTAATTATACTTTTAGCACAAATCTATTATTGTACAGTACAGTCACATAGTGTGTGGTCATGCAGTTTGGTGCTCATATATTGTGATTTCACCAGTTCAAGTGTAAAATTTTTCATGGTCAGTGTACATTAGTCCGGATTATAAAGTCAAAGTGTTGCTACTTAAAAGAGTCTGATGTGAAATGTAACACTGGCATCCATTGAGTagattaatgtaaaatatgctAATGAAGTGCAAATGTAAATATGCAACTTGTGTGATGGTTGCACATTTACAGTCAGGGCATGATGCTGTAAAGAATATAGCCCGTCAGCGTTAACATTTCAGAATGTAGTAAAAACCTTTCGGTTCTTTGTAACAGCTTATTAACTTGTAACATACACATGGTGATGATATgaaacatctgcattttttaGAACAAAAAAGTCAATAATATGCTTAATAAATgtgacaacaataataaaattgcAATGCAGAAAGTatccaaacacttttttttgtatccTGGAGTGATCCCATTGAGGTTTTGTGAATATGCACACAGCTGCTCGAACTCATCAACCTATTAACTATGGTTAtaaccattttctttttgtcaattCCAGCTACAGAGGAATCAGAGGTCTAGTGCTGGAGTTAACAGGTCTGGAGCTGGTGCATCGCAGGTGTATTGCTGAACAACACTTCAGACTAATGGTAACAGACATGGGGAATGGTGACTTTTGAATAGACTAAAACCATCACCAAACAGAATCCATACATACATGAGTTCAAAATCTCTGGTGCAAAGAACTACAATATCAGATTGAcacaggtttgtttttatttagtgaCTGGTTGATTGACAGTGTTGGATAGATACAGTCTAGGTTTTGTGAACAGAGGCAAAGAGATCAAggtgtctgcatgtttttgtgtgatggGGATGGCTTTTGGACTGACCTCTGAAAGCAGGGTATCTTAGGACCTGTAGGATAGGCTGACCTTCTTTATCTTGGCAGTAAGTAGGAATGGAAATTCAATTAGCCTGCAGTTTCATCGCTATGATTTGTTATCAGTATTAGCTTCAGGTTGGACTGGTGCTAACATATCCCCACAAGCCAGAATTTCAATTGTGGTTCATGTAGACGGCAGTAATTTTCAAGTAACATCTCAAAGGGCCATCCATGCACCACAACTGCCGTTGAATCATGGTACCCTGTGGATACCACTAACCTGGTGCACGTGCAACCCCAGTGTAAGAAtgcatatgttttattttaaaaacatctagAATATCAtcacatatatcatatatataatcaatatatcatcatcatcatgtctACAATATCTTCATGTGAGATCAGAAAAGGCCAGCCAAAGataaaaaatgtctcagaaCTGGCAGTGATCAAATAAGCCCATCTGTCAATGAGTATCACAAGTAGCAGtcattaatttgattatttgcttttattaaagagaaaataaatattgaatttgcAAGAATTGTGCTACTTGAATGAGCCATACAGTAGTTCACTTAAACACCCTCCTGAGCCTTTAGGAGCATATGGAGAACAGGGAGTGAGTGTAGGAAGGAGCTtgatcaaaaatgtttaaattccCTTAAAGGTTTCAGCTACTGTAATGTTCTTCTTATACACAGTTTGGCCATAGCTGTTCCTCTGGCATCTGTGTTAGCACCACAATTTCTTCTTCATGGCGGTTGCTATGTAACTCGTAAGTCTCACTGTGGTGATGAGGGTAGCCAGCACTTCTTGAGACGAGAACAAATTATCAGCAGCTGTgattaataacaacaacaggATTTCTGCTTAGTAAAATACAAGTGCTCTTTGGACATATTTTACAGTAGAGAACATCAGAGACGAAAAGGATTGTTGTCTTAAATTAGAACAAATCTGCACATTCAGCAAGTACGCCACATGGCTTTCCCTGCAGATCAAGTCATGGTAAAGGTCCCTCTTTTGTCATGTTTCTGCCCTCGTTCACAGGACAGGTAACGTCTGAGGGCATTTTGAATGATGGCTTCTTCTGTGTGCATCATTATAGcaacagtaacatttttcaacatctcccgatataaaaataaaataaatagcaacAATGTATGTATAACATATTGTATTATTTCTGGGTAAGATActaaaaaatttaaagcaaacaatATTCCCTTTCATCTcattacacatttatatatCACCTCCTATCCcttttacagtatgtgagtaGCCTACAGCAGACACAGTTTCGTGACTTTGGtctaaaacagtttgtttatcCCACTGCATTTACTGAACATATTGCAaggatagttttgtttttttttactgcaatgTTTTGTTGAAATGGTCCCGCAGctgttgtgtttgctgtatTGCAACAGACTTCAGTTATCTGAAGAATCCTCCAGATGGTGACATAGGAGCAATACAGGAGTGTATGTGaagtctttgttttatttttttgttctgacctgcacattttttcaagagttgaatgtgtgtgtgtttatctctaTGATAAGTTTAaactcagaaataaaaaaaaaagcaaaaaaacctTAAGAATGTGGGTTTTGTTACAATTGGTTAATCAAACATAATCTAACTACAACATAGTGCCTGACTCTGTAATATTTAACACAGCAGAGAAAGctatctccttctctctctctctgtcacataaACAGACTAAAGCAGCTACTGGAGTGTGATACATTGActggaggaaaaggagacaaTGGGTGggaaaaagagtgaaagacaTGAGTAGAGGGGGAACCCAGAGAAGCGTGGAGATAACAGCAAGACAGAGGagatattttctatttattgttCAACTCTTGTCTCAGCCGGCAGCCCACGGCTGTGATGAGTGCAGCTCCTTTCCCACTGCCGTCCTCCGACAGCAAGAAGTTGACATTACATTGAGGAGACAGTTCATTAACTGTCTGGTGCATGATCCGGGAGAAActagacaaaaacaacagatttgACCCAATGTTAAACAGGGAAGTAAAAGATATTGGGATGAATTAGAAAAACAGAGCCAGTCTAAATGTAACTTTGAGGTGAAGCAGGGTATGATGTGATCTCACTCACTGACATGTCATGAGTGAGATCACGGTTTTCTATGGAGGCCTAAATCCGCCTGCAGGTGGAGCAGCCAGACAGCCAGAGCTCTCCTGTTTGACTATGGGTATGCCTCTTCTGGCTAAGTTAGTTAGGCATAAACCAAGTCTTAATTTCTCCTGATTCTGCCACTGACTGTAAATTGATTGGCATGACAGCTAAACTAAAATGACCTATATCAATAACACTAttataataaacaataatgtTTCATTAATGGAGCTTTTGAGAAGATACTAGCAAAGAGGACAGGATGTCGAGGGAGAAAATTCATTTAACCTCAGGTAATGCTTTGGCAGGCTCAGCAACAACATACAGTTGAATTTGTCAAGAGATGGCTAAGACATAAAACTGTCATGACAAATTTTGTCATGACAGTTGTATACTTTCTATACTTTATAGAAAGTAAAAAGTGTACTTTCTATACTTTTGAGTAGCAAAAGTATAGCAAACAAGgacatttgtttgttcagatATAGTGGCCTGCAGCTCTTCTCATCATTGCTGTCCATAACAGGTTGAGTCTGCCCTTGTTTGTATTTGCTTATCTACTGCACAGTAATTTCCAACCCCAGGTGCATGTGTCATTAGCTGTACTAGAACTTAAAACAAGTCCTTGAGACAAGTCACTTCCGCACATGACCGAATGGCCTGGTCATCATGCGTTATATCTCACCTCGATTTCTTATGCACTTTAGTAGACAGTGGATAGTTTTGTATGATCAGTTACTGATGAATTGAACTCACTGTGGATGTAGTTTGTACAGTGTCCCATCTACCCCTACAGTGATGTTGAGATGGTCCAGTCCTCGGTTCTCTCTGATCTTATCGACCACGGCCGCCATTCCTGCCCCACACAGCTGAGCTGCACGATGTGACACTGTTCCACATACCTATACAACAATGAAAACCATTATCATTACTGCAACAGTTAACAAAAAGTGCATGCCACAAAAAGTGCATGCCCACAACTCCACAATTAttgaaaacaaatataacatGTCTGCTTTGTGTTAACTCTTGAATTGTCACATGTGCCTGGCTCTTTCACAAGAAAGGcctgataaaaatgtattgtggGGGTCAGACTCTTTCACAGTGTCCcctttattaggtacacctagctcaaactaatgcagtctagtacaacagccctgcaataaatcctttATTCTCTCCAAACACCATGCGTTGTGCAAAAACAGTCAAGAGTTTGTGCTGATAACTGCCCTTGATGCATTATCAAGAGTTGAGTGTGAGACTGGATTAGCTACTAAACATGCTCGTGTTTTGATTggttaaaaatttgaaaaacatattttaatataatggTTTCCGATGGTTTATTATTGTTTCATATGTATCTCACTATATCTCACCTCTTTGACTATGATACTGTCGTCACAGGTGCTGTCCAGTCCTAAGTGTTGCAGGATGGATCTGACCTGCAGCAAAGCCAATCTGTCACTGAAAgaaggacacagacacacacacaaaggactGAGCCAGTAGCAGAAGGGGAATAAACTCagccaaaaaatacaaattcaactttAAAGATAAGAGCATCAGTATCctaacagtgaaataaacaaagataATTTGTTGCAGATGTCATTCTACAAGGGTTGCTAATGGAGTACAGTCTGTAGGGAAGAGATGTGGCCACTTTCACAACTCAGAGATGAGAATGAAGTCCAGAATACTTTTCACCCTCTTAAGTAAATTACTCCcacttgacaaaaacaaacagagtactctttttttttttacctctctaTCTGTGAGAGGAATTTTGTTTCAAAGATGCCTCTGGTCTTCAGTGTCTCAGAAATCTGTCCTCTGAACAGGAATCCTCTCTTGGTCATGTCTATGAGGATGTTTCGAACAATTTCCCCAAGGTACATGCCACTGCACATTTTCTCATATCTGTaaaacacatgcaagcacaAGACATACACATAAATAGACATACTGGAAGTAATTTACTAAAATATGAGCCCAGAAAAATAAAGGGTTAACATGGAACAGGTGTTTTTGACTTGAAGAGCGTGAACAGAatacgtgtgtatgtgagggGGATTTTAACCTTTGTTTGCCTGGATTGAGTGAGAAATCATCCACAGCGCGGTCGTACTCTGTCCTAATGTCGTCAAGGCATCCATTGTCTCCAAAAGCCCCCCACTCCATGTTGACACACATCCGTCCCTCATCTCCCTCTATCATCTCAATgttcctcatctcctccatgTAACATGCATTACTACCAGTGCCTATAATCAAAGATAGACACATTAGATGGACAGAGcacagaaaactgaatatttatcaGAAAGAATCAATGTAAGGTAAACTAACCAGCGATGAGTCCAATCTCACAGCTGAGTTCTTCGTAGGCGCATGTCATCATGGTTCCAACTGTATCATTGACTATGGCCACTACATCCAGTTCAAATTCCTAGAAAAGGAAGCACACAAGGCAATGGCACatcactgtttgtatttttgcacaCAGAACCATGTTTAACTCAATGATCCTGCTCCTCATATCCCACCTCTCTCCTCTTAATGGCCTCCCTCAACAGTCCCACCACATCTTCTCCTTCACAGTCTGTTGCCTTGAAGCCTTTGGTCCATGTCACCAGGATGccctgcgcgcacacacacgcacacacacacacacacaattgaaaATTGTCACATCTTGCATAGGATGTGTTTCCATTTTCGGGCTGTTGAAACATAGTGTTGTAAAGCTATCAACAAAACTGCTTCTTGAAAAATTCATATTCAGGTAAGTAAGAGTAACTAAGACACAGTACAGTAtaacagagaggaaggaggaggtcTACACTCACAGCGTCCAGGCTGGTCTGTCGGCAGGGGAATGAGAAGGTGAAGCCTAGAGGAAGACGAGCATTCTTCATCCCCATGTAGTCCAGGAAGTCACTGACGCACTGTACAATGTGATCAAATAACTGGAGGACGAGAGAAGATATGACAATGTTTGATACTACAGTAGGCctttatatttcaaaaacatttttgacattttcttccattttcagCCTCCAGTGATTAGGCTTTTACATACACCGTTCAATATTAGGCGTTTATTAGATTGTGGGCAGAAATATATAGTGGGAAATGTGTGACTTAACCAAACTAAGtacatgaataaatatgataaaagGAGCATGTTGTCCCGTTGGAGAGTGAACAGACATGTAACTTGGCGAAATAAGTGGAAACGCCTGTGAAATATTACAATAAGTATAGTGACAGGCAGAGAAACGGATGGAGGAGTGTTAGCGGGGATGAAAAGGCCAAAAGGTGACAGACAGGATTAGCCTAAACCAGTGTAGAGTTCAAATCTATGTTTTAAAAGACTGTCAACTCAATGCTAATCTTGACCAGTcaacctctctgtctgtctgtctgtctacatcTTACCTATTGACGCTCTTCCCTGCTTCTATCCTATTTTCTTACCTCTGAGCCAACAAGCGTCACACCCTCAGCCTCCTACCTAAATACCCTAAACTTTACAGTACCACCAAGGTAACAGGAGGTAAAGTTCAAAGCTTTTCACCCATccttctatctttctctctagTACTCTATTTGCATACGTTCTATCAGTTTACATGGATTACTCGGTCAAATGACTGATGTATCTCACCTCCTCCCCTGTGCCCTGCATCACTTCCATAGGAATAGCGTAGATCTTGTTGTGCATCTCCACCGTTCTCCTTTTGCCAGAACGAATCTTGACCAACAGAACTCTAAAATTGGTTCCTCCTAAGTCCAAAGCCAGGAAATCACCATTTTCTGGATAAcaagagaggcagacagacagacagataaacaaaacagtaaccatgtcaaacacacacacatgcccacaagCAGAGATAATGACCTTAGTGACTTTTCCTTCCTGATAGACACACACGTGCAGTTGCAATGTGCCAGCTTGATTACGTATGTATGTGcgcacgagtgtgtgtgtcacctgtgCCATCGGGAGTGCTTCGCACAAATGTTGGCAGCATTTTGACAGTAGCACCGTCATGAGTGCTCTTCGAAAGGCCATTTTGGATCTCTATCCTCATTCGCTTCTTCACCTaaagaaatacagaatattttaattagtgaagtgagaaacagtgaaagatgcacacacacacaaatac includes:
- the tacr2 gene encoding substance-K receptor; the encoded protein is MDAESDIRHIERGAEATPLPLSVTSDWPEDGNETTGNQFQQPDWQVALWAIAYSLIILVSITGNVTVIWIILAHRRMRTVTNYFIVNLAFSDVSMATFNTLFNFVYALHNDWYFGLGFCRFQNFFPITAMFSSIYSMAAIAVDRYMAIIHPLKPRLSSTSIKVVIALIWIVAISLAFPQCYYSDTRFYNSRTVCMVNWPDDYGGKHQLSYQFSVILLIYLLPLLVMLVTYSLIGQSLWAGHIPGEASDHYHSQITAKRKVVKMMVVVVMTFALCWLPYHIYFILGSFNGDIYKQHYIQQVYLAIFWLAMSSTMYNPIIYCCLNQRFRAGFRHAFAWCPFIKVSEKDKLELQHTHTFRVTMKRSHSATKISYAHTSIKTNITFDPNSAVQNELNTESDAYMHLKEYTLSKIYSAHNTHVINWPDDTSSPAAKLLEHNH